The following proteins are encoded in a genomic region of Thermococcus pacificus:
- a CDS encoding ferritin-like domain-containing protein: MNELEALALALEVEKAELKFYIKLAKKAKDERAKKMFLFLAGEEAEHWDIFEEKFVEALVEKCELPVVDKELLEKLVVQVYEENLSEVDAVKIGMEQEKLTWEFYEKAAKEAQHESVRRTFEELAKVEKAHYELLKAQYDAVMKTGIWMDYQDSSLEVD; the protein is encoded by the coding sequence ATGAACGAGCTTGAGGCTTTGGCCCTTGCCCTTGAAGTTGAAAAGGCCGAGCTTAAGTTCTACATTAAGCTTGCGAAAAAGGCCAAGGACGAGAGGGCGAAGAAGATGTTCCTTTTCCTCGCTGGGGAAGAGGCGGAGCACTGGGACATCTTTGAGGAGAAATTCGTTGAGGCGCTGGTCGAGAAGTGTGAACTCCCTGTGGTGGACAAGGAGCTCCTGGAAAAGCTGGTTGTTCAGGTTTATGAAGAGAACCTAAGCGAGGTTGACGCGGTTAAGATCGGTATGGAGCAGGAAAAGCTGACCTGGGAGTTCTACGAGAAGGCCGCAAAAGAAGCCCAACACGAGAGCGTCAGAAGAACTTTTGAGGAGCTGGCTAAGGTGGAGAAGGCCCACTACGAGCTGCTGAAGGCACAGTACGATGCCGTCATGAAGACAGGCATCTGGATGGACTACCAGGACTCCAGCCTGGAGGTGGACTGA
- a CDS encoding ferritin family protein: MLAKYPFELPKDRPLTKTEIAQALRWAIEAELDAINIYEQLAAGIEDERIKHIFLDVANEEKEHFGEFLAALFEVDEELAKYMKKGFEEVEEETGIKVEL; the protein is encoded by the coding sequence ATGCTTGCCAAATACCCCTTTGAGCTCCCGAAGGATAGGCCCCTGACCAAGACTGAGATAGCACAGGCCCTCCGCTGGGCGATTGAGGCGGAGCTCGATGCGATAAACATCTACGAGCAGCTTGCCGCTGGAATTGAAGACGAGAGGATAAAGCACATTTTCCTCGATGTGGCCAACGAGGAGAAGGAGCACTTTGGCGAGTTCCTCGCGGCCCTCTTCGAGGTCGATGAAGAACTGGCGAAATACATGAAGAAAGGGTTCGAGGAAGTCGAAGAAGAGACGGGGATAAAGGTCGAGCTGTGA